A genome region from Erigeron canadensis isolate Cc75 chromosome 3, C_canadensis_v1, whole genome shotgun sequence includes the following:
- the LOC122593329 gene encoding BES1/BZR1 homolog protein 4-like isoform X1 — MTSGTRLPTWKERENNKRRERRRRAIAAKIFAGLRVYGNYKLPKHCDNNEVLKALCNEAGWIVEEDGTTYRKGCKPARVEATGGSASASPCSSYQPSPNTSYSLNPSSSSYPSSISSLYVGNGNADPNSLIPWLKNLSSGSPPSSNFPHHLYIPGGSISAPVTPPLSSPTCQTPRMNDMDPAWAGQHYPFLPSSTPQSPGNQTPPDSGWLSGVQTPQEGPSSPTFSLVATSPFGFKEALSGTGSRMWTPGQSGTCSPAITASFDQTADVPMSDAMASEFAFGSNMKGLVKPWEGERIHEECVSDDLELTLGNPSTR, encoded by the exons ATGACATCAGGAACTCGGTTACCAACATGGAAGGAAAGAGAGAACAACAAAAGAAGAGAAAGGAGAAGGCGTGCAATAGCAGCAAAAATATTCGCAGGGCTTCGAGTGTATGGTAATTATAAACTTCCAAAACACTGTGATAATAACGAAGTCTTAAAAGCCCTTTGTAATGAAGCTGGTTGGATCGTTGAAGAAGATGGTACCACTTACCGCAAG GGTTGTAAACCGGCACGTGTGGAGGCTACAGGCGGATCAGCATCAGCCAGTCCATGCTCATCATATCAACCTAGTCCAAATACTTCTTACAGTTTGAACCCTAGTTCATCATCTTATCCTAGTTCTATATCGTCTCTTTATGTTGGTAATGGAAATGCGGATCCTAATTCTCTTATACCATGGCTAAAGAATCTTTCATCTGGTTCACCCCCTTCGTCTAATTTCCCTCACCATCTCTACATACCTGGTGGTTCGATAAGTGCTCCAGTCACTCCACCTTTAAGCTCACCCACCTGTCAAACACCTAGAATGAACGACATGGACCCAGCATGGGCCGGGCAGCATTACCCTTTCTTACCCTCTTCAACCCCTCAAAGTCCTGGCAATCAAACACCACCTGATTCGGGATGGCTTTCGGGCGTCCAAACACCCCAAGAAGGACCATCATCTCCCACATTTAGTCTTGTTGCGACAAGCCCGTTTGGGTTTAAAGAAGCACTTTCAGGTACAGGATCTCGAATGTGGACCCCTGGGCAAAGTGGGACTTGTTCACCTGCCATCACCGCTAGCTTTGACCAAACAGCAGATGTCCCTATGTCTGATGCAATGGCATCTGAGTTTGCTTTTGGTAGTAACATGAAAGGTCTAGTAAAACCTTGGGAAGGCGAGAGGATACATGAAGAATGTGTTTCTGATGATCTTGAGCTCACCCTCGGGAACCCTAGCACCAG ATAA
- the LOC122593329 gene encoding BES1/BZR1 homolog protein 4-like isoform X2, with translation MTSGTRLPTWKERENNKRRERRRRAIAAKIFAGLRVYGNYKLPKHCDNNEVLKALCNEAGWIVEEDGTTYRKGCKPARVEATGGSASASPCSSYQPSPNTSYSLNPSSSSYPSSISSLYVGNGNADPNSLIPWLKNLSSGSPPSSNFPHHLYIPGGSISAPVTPPLSSPTCQTPRMNDMDPAWAGQHYPFLPSSTPQSPGNQTPPDSGWLSGVQTPQEGPSSPTFSLVATSPFGFKEALSGTGSRMWTPGQSGTCSPAITASFDQTADVPMSDAMASEFAFGSNMKGLVKPWEGERIHEECVSDDLELTLGNPSTR, from the exons ATGACATCAGGAACTCGGTTACCAACATGGAAGGAAAGAGAGAACAACAAAAGAAGAGAAAGGAGAAGGCGTGCAATAGCAGCAAAAATATTCGCAGGGCTTCGAGTGTATGGTAATTATAAACTTCCAAAACACTGTGATAATAACGAAGTCTTAAAAGCCCTTTGTAATGAAGCTGGTTGGATCGTTGAAGAAGATGGTACCACTTACCGCAAG GGTTGTAAACCGGCACGTGTGGAGGCTACAGGCGGATCAGCATCAGCCAGTCCATGCTCATCATATCAACCTAGTCCAAATACTTCTTACAGTTTGAACCCTAGTTCATCATCTTATCCTAGTTCTATATCGTCTCTTTATGTTGGTAATGGAAATGCGGATCCTAATTCTCTTATACCATGGCTAAAGAATCTTTCATCTGGTTCACCCCCTTCGTCTAATTTCCCTCACCATCTCTACATACCTGGTGGTTCGATAAGTGCTCCAGTCACTCCACCTTTAAGCTCACCCACCTGTCAAACACCTAGAATGAACGACATGGACCCAGCATGGGCCGGGCAGCATTACCCTTTCTTACCCTCTTCAACCCCTCAAAGTCCTGGCAATCAAACACCACCTGATTCGGGATGGCTTTCGGGCGTCCAAACACCCCAAGAAGGACCATCATCTCCCACATTTAGTCTTGTTGCGACAAGCCCGTTTGGGTTTAAAGAAGCACTTTCAGGTACAGGATCTCGAATGTGGACCCCTGGGCAAAGTGGGACTTGTTCACCTGCCATCACCGCTAGCTTTGACCAAACAGCAGATGTCCCTATGTCTGATGCAATGGCATCTGAGTTTGCTTTTGGTAGTAACATGAAAGGTCTAGTAAAACCTTGGGAAGGCGAGAGGATACATGAAGAATGTGTTTCTGATGATCTTGAGCTCACCCTCGGGAACCCTAGCACCAGGTAA
- the LOC122592223 gene encoding uncharacterized protein LOC122592223, whose product MKGELGMGTNIKFWIDIWDKKVCAADRFNQEEMAFNGSWNWTRSPYTSEELCELSSLVNLLDGTGLSNMQDKWVWMGAKDKVMSVSIVKDLIISNRDFTDRYVFDWCKWVPKKCNVFMWRAVMDRIPTSTALQARNCFFDNPECVFCGEGIEKVEHIFYECIIAARVWQYISDWCKSPPFFIFSVKDLLKYHEIKGKSKLEKMVIKGIIMTSCWSIWKARNEIKFEMIKRDATGII is encoded by the coding sequence ATGAAAGGCGAGTTGGGGATGGGAACGAATATCAAATTTTGGATTGATATATGGGATAAGAAGGTTTGTGCAGCTGATCGGTTTAATCAGGAGGAGATGGCTTTTAATGGGTCTTGGAATTGGACCAGATCTCCGTACACTTCGGAGGAACTGTGTGAGCTTTCGAGCCTAGTAAACCTGCTGGATGGTACGGGTCTGTCGAACATGCAAGATAAATGGGTGTGGATGGGCGCCAAAGACAAGGTGATGTCGGTTAGCATTGTAAAGGACCTGATCATAAGTAACAGAGATTTCACTGACAGGTATGTTTTCGATTGGTGTAAATGGGTTCCAAAAAAATGTAACGTTTTTATGTGGAGAGCTGTTATGGATCGGATACCTACATCGACTGCTCTGCAAGCAAGAAACTGCTTTTTTGATAATCCGGAATGTGTTTTCTGTGGGGAAGGAATTGAGAAAGTCGAGCATATTTTCTATGAGTGCATAATAGCGGCTAGAGTGTGGCAATATATAAGTGATTGGTGTAAGTCTCCTCCTTTCTTTATTTTCTCTGTCAAAGACCTTTTGAAATATCATGAAATTAAGGGGAAAAGCAAACTTGAAAAGATGGTCATCAAGGGTATTATAATGACAAGCTGCTGGAGTATTTGGAAAGCGAGAAACGAGATCAAGTTTGAAATGATTAAGCGCGATGCGACTGGAATAATTTAA